The proteins below come from a single Archangium lipolyticum genomic window:
- a CDS encoding TolC family protein, with product MSLIRSAVAVPMCVWLALCAPEARAQEPRPTPEVTQEPLTLERAVSLAAERNETALSAQARSEAARARVSRALAFFLPRLTLNGSYTRRPQESTRQVGDQTVVLQRFNALGANAVARITLFDARGFPLYEAAKRDREATELDAVEARRQVGFQAANAFLTTLGQQQVAEAAERRLTFAKQSLEEARARAQAGLASTNDVTRAELDVATAQSQLADAVGNAAESRLELGYLLVAPVQEPLAAPETLLSDASRPVDSFAGLAENALERRPDILSSRLRVEQQKALAREPLARLFPSLTASAQGSATNEAGLTGRTFNGFLTVDLTWNLFDGGERYADRRERLALTRVQELDTQARVRRVDVAVESARVSLRTAQAALELGEVAVKAARQNAEETSILYRQGLATSLALSDAQVRLFEAEVSLAQARYSLGSALLELRAAVGLDPLGKEP from the coding sequence ATGTCCTTGATCCGATCCGCCGTCGCCGTCCCCATGTGTGTGTGGCTCGCCCTATGTGCGCCCGAGGCGCGCGCGCAGGAGCCGCGGCCCACCCCCGAGGTCACGCAGGAGCCGCTGACGTTGGAGCGCGCGGTATCGCTCGCGGCCGAGCGCAACGAGACCGCGCTGTCGGCCCAGGCCCGCTCCGAGGCCGCCCGGGCCCGCGTGTCTCGCGCCCTGGCCTTCTTCCTCCCGAGGCTCACCCTCAACGGCAGCTATACGCGCCGTCCCCAGGAGTCGACGCGGCAGGTGGGAGATCAGACGGTGGTGCTGCAGCGCTTCAATGCCCTGGGGGCCAACGCCGTGGCCCGCATCACGCTCTTCGATGCACGCGGCTTTCCGCTCTACGAGGCGGCGAAGCGGGACCGCGAGGCGACGGAGCTGGACGCGGTGGAGGCACGCCGGCAGGTGGGCTTCCAGGCGGCCAACGCCTTCCTCACCACGCTGGGACAGCAGCAGGTGGCCGAGGCCGCCGAGCGGAGGCTCACCTTCGCGAAGCAGTCCCTCGAGGAGGCCCGGGCGCGGGCCCAGGCGGGGCTGGCCAGCACCAATGACGTGACGCGCGCGGAACTGGACGTGGCCACCGCGCAGTCGCAGCTCGCCGACGCGGTGGGCAACGCCGCGGAGAGCCGGTTGGAGCTGGGCTACCTGCTGGTGGCGCCCGTGCAGGAGCCGCTGGCCGCGCCCGAGACGCTGCTCTCCGACGCCTCCCGTCCCGTGGATTCCTTCGCGGGGCTGGCGGAGAACGCCCTGGAGCGCCGCCCGGACATCCTCTCCTCGCGGCTGCGGGTGGAGCAGCAGAAGGCCCTCGCGCGGGAGCCCCTGGCGCGGCTCTTCCCCTCGCTGACGGCCTCCGCGCAGGGCAGCGCCACCAACGAGGCGGGCCTCACCGGCCGTACGTTCAATGGTTTTCTCACGGTGGACCTGACCTGGAACCTCTTCGACGGAGGCGAGCGCTACGCCGATCGCCGCGAGCGGCTCGCGCTGACGCGGGTGCAGGAGCTGGACACGCAGGCGCGGGTGCGGCGGGTGGACGTGGCGGTGGAGAGCGCGCGCGTGTCGCTGCGCACCGCCCAGGCCGCCCTGGAGCTCGGCGAGGTGGCCGTGAAGGCCGCCAGACAGAATGCCGAGGAGACGAGCATTCTCTATCGCCAGGGTCTTGCCACGTCCCTGGCGTTGAGCGATGCGCAGGTGAGACTGTTCGAGGCCGAAGTATCGCTCGCACAGGCCCGCTATTCACTGGGATCCGCGCTCCTGGAGCTGCGGGCCGCCGTGGGACTCGATCCGCTGGGGAAGGAGCCGTAA
- a CDS encoding ABC transporter ATP-binding protein, whose protein sequence is MELRADRLSVRQGVRPVLRDVDCTLPPGSRVLVMGRSGAGKTTLFKALAGLVAPASGRVLWKGEDVAGMTPAEKRMRQAAFGMVFQTDALFDSMTVRGNVLLPLERRHVPREEAEARADEVLRAVGLSEAADTLPERLSGGMRKRAGIARALAARPSVLLADDPFAGLDPGTARQVARVLLEVAGNGTLIVAAHDAPPELSFSRWLYLREGQLVYDGPPSPEVETLADEALA, encoded by the coding sequence ATGGAGCTGCGCGCGGACAGGCTCTCGGTGCGGCAGGGGGTGCGGCCCGTCCTTCGGGACGTGGACTGCACCCTTCCGCCGGGCAGCCGCGTGCTCGTGATGGGGCGCTCGGGCGCGGGCAAGACGACGCTGTTCAAGGCGCTCGCGGGATTGGTGGCACCGGCCAGCGGCCGAGTCCTCTGGAAGGGCGAGGACGTAGCCGGGATGACGCCCGCGGAGAAGCGCATGCGCCAGGCGGCGTTCGGCATGGTGTTCCAGACGGATGCCCTCTTCGACTCGATGACGGTGCGGGGCAATGTGCTGTTGCCGCTGGAGCGCCGGCACGTGCCCCGCGAGGAGGCGGAGGCGCGCGCGGACGAGGTGCTGCGCGCGGTGGGGCTCTCGGAGGCCGCGGACACGCTGCCGGAGCGGCTGTCCGGCGGCATGCGCAAGCGGGCCGGCATCGCGAGGGCGCTGGCGGCGAGGCCTTCGGTGCTGCTGGCGGATGATCCCTTCGCGGGGTTGGACCCGGGCACGGCGCGGCAGGTGGCGCGGGTGCTGCTGGAGGTGGCCGGGAACGGCACGCTGATCGTCGCCGCGCACGATGCGCCACCCGAGCTCTCCTTCTCCCGCTGGCTGTACCTGCGCGAGGGGCAGCTCGTCTACGACGGCCCTCCGTCCCCCGAGGTGGAGACGCTGGCGGACGAGGCGCTCGCATGA
- a CDS encoding efflux RND transporter periplasmic adaptor subunit, with protein sequence MALGAALALGTGCGGKEAAGGTPAGKGGAKGGPGARGPIQFPVEVAPVEARDVEYVVSAVGSVEAFEQVQITARVAGVVEQVRFMEGQTVKKGEVLAEIEPTRYSIAVRSAQAALEKAQASKDEAESAAGRRTAVNEAKPGLLPAEQLDTAQARARTAAADASAAKAALDQAELNLRDAYVKAPMEGVLQSRTVQTGQYVQPGTVLATLLRRDPLLLRFSVPEADVARLKPGMPARFTVRSDGGTYTGRISYVADAADPASRMVKVTAEVSGKEAQALRPGAFATVTVPVETAQGAPVIPQTAVRPSERGFLAFVVQDGKARERVVELGLRTADGLVEVREGVKAGEQLVVRGGEALKDGAAVRIAEGPKPSFTGEPRREADASSGGAGR encoded by the coding sequence ATGGCACTGGGCGCCGCGCTCGCCCTGGGGACGGGGTGTGGTGGCAAGGAGGCGGCCGGTGGAACGCCCGCGGGCAAGGGTGGCGCGAAGGGTGGCCCGGGCGCCCGCGGTCCCATCCAGTTCCCCGTGGAGGTGGCGCCGGTGGAGGCGCGGGACGTGGAGTACGTCGTCTCGGCGGTGGGCTCGGTGGAGGCCTTCGAGCAGGTGCAGATCACCGCGCGCGTGGCGGGCGTGGTGGAGCAGGTGCGCTTCATGGAAGGCCAGACGGTGAAGAAGGGCGAGGTGCTCGCGGAGATAGAGCCCACGCGCTACAGCATCGCGGTGCGCTCGGCGCAGGCGGCGCTGGAGAAGGCGCAGGCGTCGAAGGACGAGGCGGAGTCGGCGGCCGGGCGGCGCACGGCGGTCAACGAGGCGAAGCCGGGCCTGCTGCCGGCCGAGCAGCTCGACACGGCCCAGGCGCGGGCGCGCACGGCGGCGGCGGACGCGAGCGCGGCGAAGGCGGCGCTGGACCAGGCCGAGCTGAACCTGCGCGATGCCTACGTGAAGGCGCCCATGGAAGGGGTGCTGCAGTCGCGCACGGTGCAGACGGGGCAGTACGTGCAGCCGGGCACGGTGCTGGCCACGCTGCTGCGGCGCGATCCGCTGCTGCTGCGCTTCTCCGTGCCCGAGGCGGACGTGGCGCGGCTCAAGCCGGGCATGCCGGCGCGCTTCACGGTGCGCTCGGACGGGGGCACGTACACGGGCCGCATCAGCTACGTGGCGGACGCCGCGGATCCGGCCAGCCGCATGGTGAAGGTGACGGCGGAGGTGAGCGGCAAGGAGGCCCAGGCGCTGCGGCCGGGCGCCTTCGCCACGGTGACGGTGCCGGTGGAGACGGCCCAGGGCGCGCCGGTCATCCCCCAGACGGCGGTGCGGCCCAGCGAGCGCGGCTTCCTGGCCTTCGTGGTGCAGGACGGCAAGGCGCGCGAGCGCGTGGTGGAGCTCGGCCTGCGCACGGCGGACGGCCTCGTGGAGGTGCGCGAGGGCGTGAAGGCCGGCGAGCAGTTGGTGGTGCGCGGTGGAGAGGCGCTCAAGGACGGCGCCGCGGTGCGGATCGCCGAGGGCCCCAAGCCTTCGTTCACGGGTGAGCCGCGCCGTGAGGCGGACGCCAGCAGTGGAGGCGCGGGCCGATGA
- a CDS encoding efflux RND transporter permease subunit, whose amino-acid sequence MNITEACIKKPVFAWMLMAATIVFGLVAAQRIGISQFPDVDYPVISISVTWEGASPEAVESDIIEPLEEAAMQVEGVKAITSRSSLGGGSISVELDLSRDVDQALQDVTSKVSQAQNRLPRDIDPPVISKSNPEDQPIVQVGVSGPFSRQFISDFARYRLKETLQTVPGVGEVTLGGSLERNVRIWVDAEKLDARGLTVADIVTALQREHVELPAGRIETEGREVNVRVMGEALDMETLRHLVVREGGGSPIYLSDVALVEDGFEDERRIARVDGQPAQGLGVRKQRGANAVAVAQGVRAKIAEVQKDAPEGLEVGINFDSTRFIEESVHEIEFELLLACILTALVCWAFLGSLSSTLNVILAIPMSLLGTVAVIYFLGFTLNTFTLLGLSLAVGIVVDDAIMVMENIFRHAEEGKERVSAAREGTQEITFAALAATLAVVAIFLPVVFMEGVIGRFFLQFGVTLCVAVLLSYVEAITLAPARCAQLLKTSREGRGRVGLAVDRAFTWLEHQYGKVLAKGLARPWWVLGGAVVLLALSGLAFKSLSSEFVPSQDQGRVMVRLQTAVGSTVEETNRLFLRSEEFLRNRPEVTRLFSVVGGGGGGVNGGMLFVTLVPQDQRMSMAEFSQVVRKELNSYPGLRAVVMDLSQSGFTASRGFPVEFSVRGSDWERLIESSTEMREKLQASGKVVDVDTDYQLGMPELRITPDRARAADLGVSMQDVGSTLNALVGGVRVGKYSTGGRRIDVRLRLLKDQRSRPEDLALLKVRTRSGELVPLASLVTQEERPALQAITRKDRERAISIFANVAPGATQQEALETVERLAKELPGGTRVVFGGSSVAFQESMGSLLFALFLGIGVAYMVLASQFNSFLHPVTVLTILPLSVAGAAFAMWITGTTLNIFSMIGLLLLMGIVKKNSIILVDYALQQRELGAGAVEAMQRAGPVRLRPILMTSLATMMAAVPAVLALGAGSETRAPMSVAVLGGLSVSTVLSLLVVPAFYVVADRMKTRLDRRRGRGSDEHGSGSGGEGVPLAESEKPRLAGS is encoded by the coding sequence ATGAACATCACCGAGGCGTGCATCAAGAAGCCCGTCTTCGCCTGGATGTTGATGGCGGCGACGATCGTCTTCGGATTGGTGGCGGCGCAGCGCATCGGCATCAGCCAGTTCCCGGACGTGGACTACCCCGTCATCAGCATCAGCGTGACGTGGGAGGGGGCCTCGCCGGAGGCGGTGGAGAGCGACATCATCGAGCCGCTCGAGGAAGCGGCGATGCAGGTGGAGGGCGTCAAGGCCATCACCTCCAGGTCGAGCCTGGGCGGTGGCAGCATCTCCGTGGAGTTGGACCTGTCGCGCGACGTGGACCAGGCGCTGCAGGACGTGACGTCCAAGGTGAGCCAGGCGCAGAACCGGCTGCCGCGGGACATCGATCCGCCGGTCATCTCCAAGAGCAACCCGGAGGATCAGCCCATCGTGCAGGTGGGCGTGTCGGGTCCCTTCTCGCGGCAGTTCATCTCCGACTTCGCCCGCTACCGGCTGAAGGAGACGTTGCAGACGGTGCCGGGCGTGGGCGAGGTGACGCTGGGCGGCTCGCTGGAGCGCAACGTGCGCATCTGGGTGGACGCGGAGAAGCTGGACGCGCGGGGCCTCACCGTCGCGGACATCGTCACGGCGCTTCAGCGAGAGCACGTGGAGCTGCCCGCGGGCCGCATCGAGACGGAGGGCCGCGAGGTCAACGTCCGCGTCATGGGCGAGGCGTTGGACATGGAGACGCTGCGCCACCTGGTGGTACGCGAGGGGGGCGGCTCCCCCATCTACCTGTCCGACGTGGCGCTGGTGGAGGACGGCTTCGAGGACGAGCGGCGCATCGCCCGCGTCGACGGCCAGCCCGCCCAGGGCCTGGGGGTGAGGAAGCAGCGCGGCGCCAACGCGGTGGCCGTGGCGCAGGGCGTGCGCGCGAAGATCGCCGAGGTGCAGAAGGACGCGCCCGAGGGGCTGGAGGTGGGCATCAACTTCGACTCCACCCGGTTCATCGAGGAGAGCGTCCACGAGATCGAGTTCGAGCTGTTGCTGGCGTGCATCCTGACGGCGCTGGTGTGCTGGGCGTTCCTCGGCTCACTGTCCAGTACGCTCAATGTGATCCTCGCCATCCCCATGTCGCTGTTGGGCACGGTGGCGGTCATCTACTTCCTGGGCTTCACGCTCAACACCTTCACGCTGCTGGGGTTGTCACTGGCGGTGGGCATCGTGGTGGATGACGCCATCATGGTGATGGAGAACATCTTCCGGCACGCGGAGGAGGGGAAGGAGCGGGTGAGCGCGGCGCGCGAGGGCACGCAGGAGATCACCTTCGCGGCCCTGGCGGCCACGCTGGCGGTGGTGGCCATCTTCCTCCCCGTCGTCTTCATGGAAGGGGTCATCGGCAGGTTCTTCCTGCAGTTCGGCGTGACGCTGTGCGTGGCGGTGCTGCTGTCCTACGTGGAGGCCATCACCCTGGCACCGGCGCGGTGCGCGCAGCTGCTCAAGACGAGCCGCGAGGGCCGCGGCAGGGTGGGTCTGGCCGTGGACCGGGCCTTCACCTGGCTGGAGCACCAGTATGGGAAGGTGCTGGCCAAGGGGCTGGCGCGGCCCTGGTGGGTGCTGGGAGGCGCGGTGGTGCTGTTGGCGCTGTCGGGCCTGGCCTTCAAGAGCCTGTCGAGCGAGTTCGTCCCCTCGCAGGATCAGGGCCGCGTCATGGTGCGGCTACAGACGGCGGTGGGCAGCACGGTGGAGGAGACGAACCGGCTCTTCCTGCGCTCCGAGGAGTTCCTCCGCAACCGGCCCGAGGTGACACGCCTGTTCTCGGTGGTGGGTGGCGGTGGCGGCGGGGTGAACGGCGGCATGCTGTTCGTCACCCTGGTGCCGCAGGACCAGCGCATGTCGATGGCCGAGTTCAGCCAGGTGGTGCGCAAGGAGCTCAACTCGTACCCGGGCCTGCGCGCGGTGGTGATGGATCTGTCGCAGAGCGGCTTCACGGCCTCGCGCGGCTTCCCGGTGGAGTTCAGCGTGCGCGGCTCGGACTGGGAGCGGCTCATCGAATCCAGCACGGAGATGCGCGAGAAGCTCCAGGCGAGCGGCAAGGTGGTGGACGTGGACACGGACTACCAGCTCGGCATGCCGGAGCTGCGCATCACCCCGGACCGGGCGCGCGCCGCGGACCTGGGCGTGTCCATGCAGGACGTGGGCTCCACCCTCAACGCCCTGGTGGGCGGGGTGCGCGTGGGCAAGTACAGCACGGGAGGCCGGCGCATCGACGTGCGGCTGCGTCTCTTGAAGGATCAGCGCTCGCGGCCGGAGGATCTGGCGCTGTTGAAGGTGCGGACCCGCTCCGGCGAGCTGGTGCCCCTGGCCTCGCTGGTGACGCAGGAGGAGCGCCCGGCGCTCCAGGCCATCACCCGCAAGGATCGCGAGCGCGCCATCAGCATCTTCGCCAACGTGGCCCCCGGCGCCACCCAGCAGGAGGCATTGGAGACGGTGGAGCGGCTGGCCAAGGAACTGCCTGGTGGCACCCGCGTGGTGTTCGGCGGCTCCAGCGTGGCCTTCCAGGAGTCCATGGGCAGCCTCCTGTTCGCCCTCTTCCTGGGCATCGGGGTGGCGTACATGGTGCTCGCCTCGCAGTTCAACTCGTTCCTCCACCCCGTGACGGTGCTCACCATCCTCCCCCTGTCGGTGGCGGGAGCGGCCTTCGCGATGTGGATCACGGGCACGACGCTCAACATCTTCAGCATGATCGGCCTGCTGCTGCTGATGGGCATCGTGAAGAAGAACTCGATCATCCTGGTGGACTACGCGCTGCAACAGCGCGAGCTGGGAGCGGGCGCGGTGGAGGCCATGCAGCGGGCGGGACCGGTGCGCCTGCGGCCCATCCTCATGACGTCGCTGGCCACGATGATGGCGGCGGTGCCCGCGGTGCTGGCGCTGGGCGCTGGCAGCGAGACGCGCGCCCCCATGTCCGTGGCGGTGCTGGGCGGACTCTCCGTCTCCACCGTGCTCAGCCTGCTGGTGGTGCCCGCCTTCTACGTGGTGGCGGACCGGATGAAGACGCGGCTGGACCGGAGGCGAGGCCGGGGCTCGGATGAGCACGGCTCGGGCTCCGGTGGCGAGGGCGTCCCCCTGGCCGAGAGCGAAAAGCCCCGGCTCGCGGGAAGCTGA
- a CDS encoding MlaE family ABC transporter permease, giving the protein MNILSFFGAPALMLARTVRASARDGLSWHECLRQLHELGGRSAWLVTSGMAFFGAVMVTIADSQARKMTGNLPVVGPPYFELMVREFGPVMSALLTAARGGASHGAELSTMSVNEQVEALEMSAGDPHADLVAPRVVAGLLGVPLLCVLGTMAATLSAVATASWVFGVDGTAFMDARYVDGWDVVAGLVKAAGCGLYIPLAAAVAGLSARGGAEAVGEATTRGVVAACLGCLLIDFVVALGFQALRV; this is encoded by the coding sequence ATGAACATCCTCAGCTTCTTCGGAGCCCCCGCATTGATGCTCGCGCGCACGGTACGTGCGAGCGCGCGTGATGGCCTGTCCTGGCACGAGTGCCTGCGCCAGCTGCACGAGCTGGGCGGGCGCAGCGCGTGGCTGGTGACGTCGGGCATGGCCTTCTTCGGGGCCGTGATGGTGACGATCGCGGACAGCCAGGCGAGGAAGATGACGGGGAACCTGCCGGTGGTGGGCCCGCCCTACTTCGAGCTGATGGTGCGCGAGTTCGGCCCGGTGATGTCCGCGCTGCTGACGGCGGCGCGAGGCGGGGCGAGCCACGGCGCGGAGCTGTCCACCATGAGCGTGAACGAGCAGGTGGAGGCGCTGGAGATGTCGGCGGGAGATCCGCACGCGGACCTGGTGGCGCCGAGGGTGGTGGCGGGGCTGTTGGGAGTGCCGCTGCTGTGCGTGCTGGGGACGATGGCGGCGACGCTGTCGGCGGTGGCCACGGCGAGCTGGGTCTTCGGGGTGGACGGGACGGCCTTCATGGACGCGCGGTACGTGGACGGGTGGGACGTGGTGGCGGGGCTGGTGAAGGCGGCGGGCTGCGGCCTCTACATTCCGCTGGCGGCGGCGGTGGCGGGCCTGTCCGCGCGAGGAGGCGCCGAGGCGGTGGGCGAGGCCACCACGCGCGGGGTGGTGGCGGCGTGTCTCGGCTGCCTGCTGATCGACTTCGTGGTGGCGCTGGGCTTCCAGGCGCTGCGGGTATGA
- a CDS encoding MopE-related protein — MRLFLVTVGMLALAGCKRDEAGAGAVRVEVFYATFHPGCLTVTVQDEADPSRTETQQLTVDGGNSDTKTVAVFRKADWGRTLRVTASAREISCAGPEVATSSQVVEVPEKGATAAYLDLRAEDLDGDGYVSASTKGSDCDDTDATVHPGAEEKCGGKDSNCANGDDDATDKRPYYPDADGDGYGNSLQGTVACAPPPNMVAQGGDCHDTDPTVHPGRAELLCDGQDEDCDGKADDDFQLGASCEAELGCAGKRMSCSADRTEAPCVRTEEPKQWYVDRDGDARAGTSVGLSCEMPPDAVATPNDCDDTSRFIGGTEVCDGLDNDCKGGVDEGTVCGSHDWKTETVSGESESWPVVTTYAPGKAWLAGDGGRLAHVDMSAQTRATRFSCTGDWKAAWARPSDGRVFLGGSQGVLATTTTASNATCTTASVPGMTSTLNGLVGFERNGVTTVYAVSSGGHVLRWEWPATQAEPSAPVMMERLAANLRSIHGLSTDTLLAVGAEDYLLDTVPRVFSLDTASGKWKRENLPNNVGTGYLRGVFVVDGGLAYAVGDKGLVLKRENGTWSKPSSPTGAGSDLRDVVAFHPTRVFVLSNKSNTYLHRFDGTAWSEPLNPAQSLLSLDALRPEEIWASGGNGTWTRWGQQNP, encoded by the coding sequence ATGCGTTTATTCCTGGTGACGGTAGGAATGTTGGCGCTGGCCGGTTGCAAGCGGGATGAGGCCGGAGCGGGAGCCGTGCGCGTGGAGGTCTTCTACGCGACGTTCCACCCCGGGTGCCTCACGGTGACGGTCCAGGACGAAGCGGACCCGAGCCGCACCGAGACGCAACAGCTCACGGTGGACGGGGGGAACAGCGACACGAAGACGGTGGCGGTGTTCCGCAAGGCGGACTGGGGCCGCACCCTCCGGGTGACGGCGAGCGCGCGAGAGATTTCGTGCGCGGGGCCCGAGGTGGCCACCAGCTCGCAGGTGGTGGAGGTGCCCGAGAAGGGCGCCACGGCGGCATACCTGGATCTGCGCGCGGAGGACCTGGACGGAGACGGGTACGTCTCGGCGAGCACGAAGGGCTCGGACTGCGACGACACCGACGCCACCGTGCACCCGGGGGCCGAGGAGAAGTGCGGCGGCAAGGACAGCAACTGCGCCAACGGCGATGACGACGCCACCGACAAGCGCCCGTACTACCCGGACGCGGACGGTGATGGGTACGGTAACTCGTTGCAGGGGACGGTCGCATGCGCGCCGCCGCCGAACATGGTGGCCCAGGGCGGGGACTGCCACGACACCGACCCCACCGTGCACCCGGGCCGGGCGGAGCTGCTCTGCGACGGGCAGGACGAGGACTGCGACGGCAAGGCGGACGACGACTTCCAGCTGGGCGCCTCGTGCGAGGCGGAGCTCGGCTGCGCGGGCAAGCGCATGTCGTGCAGCGCGGATCGCACGGAGGCTCCGTGTGTGCGCACGGAGGAGCCCAAGCAGTGGTACGTGGACAGGGATGGGGATGCTCGCGCCGGCACGTCCGTGGGCCTGTCCTGCGAGATGCCTCCGGACGCGGTGGCCACCCCGAACGACTGCGACGACACCTCGCGCTTCATCGGTGGCACCGAGGTGTGCGACGGGCTGGACAACGACTGCAAGGGCGGTGTGGACGAGGGCACAGTGTGCGGCTCGCATGACTGGAAGACGGAGACCGTGAGCGGCGAGAGCGAGTCGTGGCCCGTGGTGACGACCTACGCCCCGGGCAAGGCGTGGCTCGCGGGCGACGGCGGCAGGCTCGCGCACGTGGACATGAGCGCACAGACGCGCGCCACCCGGTTCAGCTGCACGGGAGATTGGAAGGCGGCCTGGGCGAGGCCGAGCGATGGACGCGTCTTCCTCGGCGGGTCGCAGGGCGTGCTCGCCACCACCACCACGGCGTCGAACGCGACGTGCACCACCGCCTCGGTGCCGGGAATGACGAGCACCCTCAATGGCCTGGTGGGCTTCGAGCGCAACGGCGTCACCACGGTGTACGCGGTCTCCAGCGGCGGCCACGTGCTGCGCTGGGAGTGGCCGGCCACCCAGGCGGAGCCCTCCGCGCCGGTGATGATGGAGCGGCTGGCCGCGAACCTGCGGAGCATTCACGGTCTGAGCACGGACACGCTGCTGGCCGTCGGCGCCGAGGACTACCTGCTCGACACCGTACCGCGCGTCTTCAGCCTCGACACGGCCTCGGGGAAGTGGAAGCGCGAGAACCTGCCCAACAATGTGGGGACGGGCTACCTGCGAGGCGTGTTCGTGGTGGACGGCGGGCTGGCCTACGCCGTGGGCGACAAGGGACTCGTGCTCAAGCGTGAGAACGGAACGTGGAGCAAGCCGTCGTCTCCCACCGGCGCGGGGTCGGATCTGCGGGACGTGGTCGCCTTCCACCCCACCCGCGTCTTCGTCCTCTCCAACAAGAGCAACACGTACCTCCACCGCTTCGATGGCACGGCCTGGAGCGAGCCCCTCAACCCGGCCCAGTCGCTCCTGTCCCTCGATGCCCTCCGGCCCGAGGAGATCTGGGCCTCGGGAGGAAACGGAACGTGGACGCGCTGGGGGCAGCAGAACCCATAG
- a CDS encoding ATP-binding cassette domain-containing protein, with amino-acid sequence MSGMLRFSEVAVTFESGRRALVGLSAELSTRELTFVAGASGAGKSVLCRLAVGLLRPVSGQVELFGERVDTLPERALRRLRQRAPYLVQGPALLDWRTLRENVTLAAPDLPADAVHEALAQVGLESAADRLPTELGPGAKKRAAIARALALRPEYLLLDEPTTGLDRRAAAQVEAVLASLKARGLGALVVSHDYHLLRTLADRVLVVGGGRCAFLGTPEAFLASSEPELRALTAPFLESATDG; translated from the coding sequence ATGAGCGGGATGCTGCGCTTCTCGGAAGTGGCGGTGACGTTCGAGTCCGGCCGGCGGGCGCTGGTGGGGCTGAGCGCGGAGCTGTCCACGCGCGAGCTGACCTTCGTGGCCGGAGCCAGTGGCGCGGGCAAGAGCGTGCTGTGCCGGCTGGCGGTGGGACTGCTGAGGCCCGTGTCGGGCCAGGTGGAGCTCTTCGGCGAGCGGGTGGACACCCTGCCCGAGCGGGCCCTGCGCAGGTTGCGCCAGCGGGCACCGTACCTGGTGCAGGGCCCGGCGCTGCTGGACTGGCGGACGCTGCGGGAGAACGTGACGCTGGCGGCCCCGGACCTCCCGGCGGACGCGGTGCACGAGGCGCTGGCCCAGGTGGGGCTGGAGTCCGCGGCCGATCGGCTGCCCACCGAGCTGGGGCCCGGGGCGAAGAAGCGGGCGGCGATCGCGAGGGCGCTGGCGCTGCGGCCGGAGTACCTGCTGCTGGACGAGCCCACCACGGGGCTGGACCGGAGGGCGGCGGCACAGGTGGAGGCGGTGCTGGCCTCACTCAAGGCGCGAGGGCTGGGCGCACTGGTGGTGTCACACGACTACCACCTGCTGCGAACACTGGCGGATCGCGTGCTGGTGGTGGGAGGGGGGCGCTGTGCCTTCCTGGGCACGCCCGAGGCGTTCCTGGCATCCTCGGAACCCGAGCTGCGGGCCCTGACGGCGCCCTTCCTGGAGAGCGCAACGGATGGATGA
- a CDS encoding MlaE family ABC transporter permease: MSGTLVWLGQEALGAVRAVGALAIVLARTVLGLWRMDRRELLRGLEEFGWGSLPLTLAVAALTGATVVVQTSLYVQRFGARAFLGWAAGYAVLWEFGPLLLGLVMAARLGARNAAELATMQVGGQLEGLRGIGLDPFAVLVAPRVVAMTVSVTGLSTLTFLVAVLFEAVAAFFTLGLPVRAFFDSFERMLHATDVLGGVVKSGAFGLAIALVSTAVGIRARGGARAVGQAAAGAVVMGCAAIFLLDFLLTSSLSFLLR; the protein is encoded by the coding sequence ATGAGCGGGACGCTGGTGTGGCTCGGCCAGGAGGCGCTGGGCGCGGTGAGGGCGGTGGGGGCGCTGGCGATCGTGCTGGCGCGGACGGTGCTGGGACTCTGGCGGATGGATCGCCGCGAGCTGCTGCGCGGGCTGGAGGAGTTCGGCTGGGGCTCGCTGCCGCTGACGCTGGCGGTCGCGGCGCTGACGGGGGCGACGGTGGTGGTGCAGACGTCGCTGTACGTGCAGCGCTTCGGGGCGCGGGCGTTCCTCGGGTGGGCGGCGGGGTACGCGGTGCTGTGGGAGTTCGGCCCGCTGCTGCTGGGGCTGGTGATGGCGGCGCGGCTGGGGGCGCGCAACGCGGCGGAGCTGGCGACGATGCAGGTGGGCGGGCAGCTCGAGGGCCTGCGCGGCATCGGGTTGGACCCGTTCGCGGTGCTGGTGGCCCCGCGCGTGGTGGCGATGACGGTGAGCGTGACGGGCCTGTCCACCCTCACCTTCCTGGTGGCCGTGCTCTTCGAGGCGGTGGCGGCCTTCTTCACGCTGGGGCTGCCGGTGCGCGCCTTCTTCGACAGCTTCGAGCGCATGCTGCACGCGACGGACGTGCTGGGCGGTGTGGTGAAGTCGGGCGCCTTCGGGCTGGCGATCGCGCTGGTGTCCACGGCGGTGGGGATCCGGGCACGCGGAGGCGCACGGGCGGTGGGCCAGGCGGCCGCGGGCGCGGTGGTGATGGGGTGCGCGGCCATCTTCCTGCTGGACTTCCTGCTCACCTCCTCGCTCTCGTTCCTGCTGAGGTGA